The Metabacillus litoralis genome contains a region encoding:
- a CDS encoding serine/threonine protein kinase, whose translation MEKDWLVVDKLLSKIKITSNPNNKPVTIHGSLDDLRCIGVGTDAAVFQYAHKPQYAFKLYAEDKKEKIQIEAEVYQRLKNSPFFATCYAVYDRYLVLSFEAGITLYDCILQGIHIPQQVILDVEDARDFAKEQGLNPRDIHLKNILLQQGRAKVIDVSEYGKEGNDLRWEHLKKAYEQYYDLIDGKTIPFWLMQTVQKWYNQKNFGTFDEFMKDVLRLTFFRK comes from the coding sequence ATCCGAATAATAAGCCTGTAACCATTCACGGCAGTTTGGATGATTTACGATGCATCGGTGTTGGGACGGATGCTGCTGTTTTTCAATATGCACATAAACCACAATATGCCTTTAAGCTATATGCTGAGGATAAAAAGGAAAAAATTCAAATCGAAGCAGAGGTATATCAAAGGTTAAAGAATTCACCATTTTTCGCTACTTGCTATGCTGTGTATGATCGTTATTTAGTTTTAAGCTTTGAAGCAGGTATTACTTTATACGACTGCATTTTACAAGGAATTCATATTCCACAACAAGTCATTTTAGATGTTGAAGATGCTAGGGATTTTGCAAAAGAGCAGGGGCTGAATCCACGTGATATACATTTGAAAAATATCTTACTTCAACAAGGTAGGGCGAAGGTTATTGATGTATCTGAATACGGAAAGGAAGGAAACGACCTTCGATGGGAGCATTTGAAAAAGGCATACGAGCAGTATTATGATTTGATTGATGGTAAAACCATTCCTTTTTGGTTAATGCAAACTGTGCAAAAGTGGTATAATCAGAAAAATTTTGGGACGTTTGATGAGTTTATGAAGGATGTTTTGAGGTTGACGTTTTTTAGGAAGTGA